TCTTTGGGGATGCCGTTATGCAGCGTGATTTTTTGGCGCACGGTGTCGCCGCCGGCCGGCTCGACCTTGCCGAAATCGAAGGCCTTGATCTCGATGCCGCGCTTGAGCGCTTTCGATTGCAGAATGTCGATGACGTTTTTCATCTTCAGCTCGTCGTCGGAGGTCACCGTGATCAGCGCTTTACCGTCATAATCGATCTCGGTCTTGGTGCCCTTAAAATCGAACCGGCCGGCGATTTCTTTTCGCGCCTGGTTTAGGGCGTTATCGAGTTCTTGTTGATCGATTTTCGATACAACATCGAACGAGGCATCGCTTGGCAAGGGTGACTCCTACAGGGTGAACGATTTTTCGGCGACGTCGCCGGTCGCTCCCAGCTTCCCAACGGGCTTTCCGTCGACGACGATCTCGACGCCGCCGGCGTTGCCGACGCGCACGAGGGCCGACTTTCCGTGGAACGTCTTGTCGGTCCCGGCTGGAAACGTACCTTCAATACTAACATTTCCGTCAACCGTGACCCGTAGCCACGAGGGTGCGGTGAGGTGGATCGCTAGCGTCGCCGAGCTGGCGAGCAGCGCGCTTGGCTCGGGCGAGGGCGAGGGGGTTGAGCCCAGGCCCGATGCCGCCGCGGGCGCGCTGCCGGCGGGGCTAACGGAGGCCGCGGGCGAGGCAACCGCGACCGCCCGCGGGCCGCCCTTCGGCGGAGCGACGAACAGGTAGATCACAAAGGCGATCAGGGCGAGGGCGACCGCGCTCGCGACCCAGAGCAGCGGGGAGAGATTGCGGCCGGAGTTCAGCAGCGCCGCCTGGTCGGCATTCGACTCGGCCATAGCCGGCGTCAGCGCGCTTGCGCCGCCGGTCGAGTTGAACTCCGTGACGGCGTCTTCGGGGTCCAGCCCCAGAAAGCGCGCGTAGGTGCGCAAGAAGCCGCGAATATAGACGGGCGCGCCGATCGAAGGCCAGTTCTCCTCCTCGATGGCCGCGAGGTACACCGATCGGATTCGAATCTGCTCGGCGACATCCGAAAGCGTTAGACCGCGCTGCTCGCGCGCGGTGCGAAAGCGTTCACCCAGCGACATTGGGGCTTCTGTTAGCCCCTCCATGGTGTTATCCTGTCCATCGGAACGATGAAGAAAGCACGCGTAATCGCCGCGATGAGCGGCGGCGTCGATTCGGCGGTGGCCGCGGGCCTGCTCTC
This Candidatus Baltobacteraceae bacterium DNA region includes the following protein-coding sequences:
- a CDS encoding RodZ domain-containing protein, with product MSLGERFRTAREQRGLTLSDVAEQIRIRSVYLAAIEEENWPSIGAPVYIRGFLRTYARFLGLDPEDAVTEFNSTGGASALTPAMAESNADQAALLNSGRNLSPLLWVASAVALALIAFVIYLFVAPPKGGPRAVAVASPAASVSPAGSAPAAASGLGSTPSPSPEPSALLASSATLAIHLTAPSWLRVTVDGNVSIEGTFPAGTDKTFHGKSALVRVGNAGGVEIVVDGKPVGKLGATGDVAEKSFTL
- a CDS encoding YajQ family cyclic di-GMP-binding protein; the protein is MPSDASFDVVSKIDQQELDNALNQARKEIAGRFDFKGTKTEIDYDGKALITVTSDDELKMKNVIDILQSKALKRGIEIKAFDFGKVEPAGGDTVRQKITLHNGIPKDKSKPLMEAIKALKLKVTAQYQDEQIRISSKNRDDLQAVIAHLKSMEYELPLQFVNYR